One region of Rhizobium sp. WYJ-E13 genomic DNA includes:
- a CDS encoding sigma-70 family RNA polymerase sigma factor: MKNSAREEEWASWMRSAVAGDGRAYHRLLTAVTPHLRVIARKRCEQFGAPASEAEDVVQEVLLAIHLKRGTWDPSRPLGPWMAALVRNKLIDSLRRRGRQAAVPLEDVIATLEGDDGVGVADRMDIEQILSRLKDPQRTIVQSISIEGSSVRETAERLKMTEVAVRVALHRALKSLSALYSEPLK, from the coding sequence ATGAAGAATTCGGCGCGCGAAGAAGAGTGGGCCTCCTGGATGCGATCAGCAGTCGCGGGCGATGGACGCGCCTACCACAGATTGCTGACAGCCGTCACGCCTCATCTGCGCGTGATTGCTCGCAAGCGCTGCGAACAATTTGGTGCGCCGGCAAGTGAGGCTGAGGACGTGGTTCAGGAAGTGTTGCTGGCTATTCATCTCAAGCGGGGCACATGGGATCCATCCCGGCCCCTGGGCCCGTGGATGGCTGCCCTGGTGCGGAACAAGTTGATCGACAGCCTGCGACGCAGAGGCAGGCAGGCCGCCGTTCCCCTGGAGGACGTAATTGCGACCCTGGAAGGAGATGACGGAGTAGGGGTGGCGGACCGGATGGACATCGAACAGATACTGAGCCGCCTGAAGGATCCTCAGCGGACGATCGTCCAATCGATTTCGATAGAAGGTTCGAGCGTTCGCGAGACGGCGGAGCGTCTGAAGATGACCGAAGTGGCTGTACGTGTGGCGCTGCACCGTGCGCTCAAGTCGTTGTCGGCTCTCTACTCCGAGCCACTGAAATGA
- a CDS encoding alpha/beta hydrolase: protein MMPLRSMFLAAAVALGSALAIPALAEPVTFEAKDGVKIYGDFRRAEGKSRATILLFHMAGSNKSEYAPLAPILNKVGFSTLAIDQRSGGNLWGDINETAAQLRGGAGFADALSDLEAAIAYSGTLHLGPAAVWGSSYSSALVFVAAAHHPEVKALLAFSPAEYIDGYSIERQATKLTIPVFITSAPDASEISSGKALARAVPGHRAVQYIPKRGVHGSATLRTDEDPQGAIENWKHVMAFLDNAFPRS from the coding sequence ATGATGCCGCTCCGATCCATGTTCCTTGCCGCCGCTGTAGCGCTCGGCTCAGCCTTGGCTATTCCAGCACTTGCCGAGCCGGTTACCTTCGAGGCGAAGGACGGCGTGAAGATCTATGGCGATTTTCGAAGAGCCGAAGGAAAGTCGCGCGCAACCATTTTGCTGTTTCACATGGCAGGTTCCAACAAAAGCGAGTATGCGCCCTTGGCGCCCATCCTCAATAAGGTTGGCTTCAGTACGCTGGCCATCGACCAACGGTCGGGCGGCAATCTCTGGGGCGACATCAACGAGACGGCTGCGCAGCTAAGAGGTGGTGCCGGTTTCGCCGACGCACTTTCCGATCTTGAGGCCGCGATCGCCTATAGCGGCACGCTGCATTTGGGACCGGCCGCGGTTTGGGGATCGAGCTATTCCTCGGCGTTGGTCTTCGTCGCGGCCGCTCACCATCCCGAGGTAAAGGCGCTGCTCGCATTTTCCCCTGCCGAATACATCGATGGTTATTCGATCGAGAGGCAGGCGACCAAGCTTACAATTCCTGTCTTCATAACATCCGCACCCGACGCCAGCGAGATATCGAGCGGCAAGGCACTCGCGAGAGCGGTGCCCGGCCACAGGGCAGTTCAATATATCCCCAAGCGCGGCGTACACGGATCGGCGACATTGCGCACTGATGAGGACCCGCAAGGTGCCATAGAAAACTGGAAGCATGTCATGGCTTTTCTCGACAACGCCTTCCCACGCAGTTGA
- a CDS encoding TetR/AcrR family transcriptional regulator — MARPREFDEEKVLELAMEQFWERGCETTSIRDLAQAMGLTTASIYNAFGDKRAIYRRALDFYIERSFGDRVGRFESKPPRQAINAFFGEIIERSLADTKRKGCMLVNSALEVAPHDEEFQRVVASVLVQVEAFFLRCVERGQEDGSIGRRQRAADLAGTLLGTLLGIRVLARARPEKELLEGLIKPVFALLEPDGAKQLEPA; from the coding sequence ATGGCCCGGCCCAGAGAATTCGACGAAGAAAAAGTGCTGGAGCTCGCCATGGAGCAGTTTTGGGAACGGGGATGTGAAACAACCTCGATCCGGGATCTTGCCCAGGCCATGGGGCTGACGACCGCCAGCATCTACAACGCCTTCGGCGACAAGCGGGCGATTTATCGCCGAGCGCTGGATTTTTACATCGAGCGAAGTTTCGGGGATCGGGTCGGGCGTTTTGAATCGAAACCACCACGGCAGGCGATCAATGCCTTCTTTGGCGAAATCATCGAGCGATCCTTGGCCGACACAAAGAGGAAAGGCTGCATGCTCGTCAATTCGGCTCTTGAAGTGGCGCCGCATGACGAAGAGTTCCAGCGTGTCGTTGCCAGCGTGCTTGTGCAAGTCGAGGCCTTCTTCCTACGCTGCGTGGAAAGAGGCCAGGAAGATGGCTCCATCGGCCGGCGCCAACGCGCCGCCGATCTGGCCGGAACGCTGCTTGGAACCCTGCTTGGCATCCGTGTCCTGGCACGCGCACGCCCGGAAAAAGAGTTGCTCGAAGGCTTGATAAAGCCTGTTTTCGCACTCCTTGAGCCCGACGGCGCGAAGCAACTGGAACCTGCATGA
- a CDS encoding haloacid dehalogenase type II — protein sequence MNQNFKAFVFDAYGTLYDVRSVEATVEAAFPGRGSLITSVWRMKQLEYSWLVTLMERYEDFWSLTLRSLDYTLRLLNLRADSQLLEDIAAAYLDLKPYGDALPCLERLHPRRRAILSNGSPSMLSSLTTNSGLHPFLDNILSVDSKQSYKPAPNAYSLVEEELGVTRDKVVFISSNGFDICGAKSFGFTVVRVARFNVANITEGLAHSGTDERVFYTLMRGNAEALDYPADFTVRSLAEIPDLFSGQERER from the coding sequence GTGAACCAGAACTTCAAGGCCTTCGTTTTCGACGCCTACGGGACGCTTTATGACGTGCGATCGGTCGAAGCGACGGTGGAGGCGGCCTTTCCGGGGAGAGGAAGCCTGATCACCAGCGTCTGGCGTATGAAGCAGCTCGAATATTCTTGGCTTGTGACGCTGATGGAGCGTTATGAGGACTTCTGGTCGCTGACATTGCGTTCTCTCGATTACACGCTTCGCTTGCTTAATCTGAGGGCTGACAGTCAATTGCTTGAGGATATTGCTGCCGCCTATCTCGACCTCAAACCTTACGGCGACGCTCTGCCGTGCCTTGAAAGGCTCCATCCCCGCCGGAGGGCGATTCTTTCGAACGGTAGTCCGTCGATGCTGTCCAGTCTGACCACGAATTCGGGCCTCCACCCATTCCTAGACAACATTCTGAGTGTCGACTCGAAACAGTCCTATAAGCCGGCTCCAAATGCTTACAGTCTGGTGGAGGAGGAGTTGGGCGTGACGCGCGATAAGGTCGTCTTCATATCGTCCAACGGATTTGACATCTGCGGCGCGAAGAGCTTCGGCTTCACGGTCGTTCGCGTAGCGCGTTTCAATGTCGCGAACATCACGGAAGGTTTGGCCCACTCCGGAACGGACGAGCGCGTTTTTTACACCCTGATGCGCGGCAATGCAGAAGCGTTGGATTATCCGGCAGATTTTACCGTTCGTTCGCTGGCTGAGATACCCGACCTCTTTAGCGGTCAGGAACGGGAACGCTGA
- a CDS encoding thioredoxin family protein: protein MKYSGRIGRLMFYSSLAATAALPAAAADWPLTVVELFTSQGCSSCPPANANLIKISNRKNVLALSFSVTYWDYLGWKDTYGKPEFTERQVAYEPALRQPGPYTPQMVFNGTVTAVGNSLPEVESLLAQTPSLNGPALAFSNDRIEVGAGPAAGNADVWLVRYDPRIEDVPVARGENSGATLQHTHVVRRLAWLGTWDGSKSSFSLSQADKDLKTAVLIQRANGGAILSAITD, encoded by the coding sequence ATGAAATATTCAGGCAGGATCGGCAGGTTGATGTTTTATTCTTCATTGGCAGCAACTGCGGCGCTACCTGCGGCGGCAGCGGACTGGCCACTGACCGTGGTGGAACTGTTCACCAGCCAGGGCTGCTCTTCGTGCCCTCCGGCCAACGCCAATCTCATCAAGATCAGCAACCGGAAGAATGTTCTCGCGCTGAGCTTCTCCGTGACCTATTGGGATTACCTGGGCTGGAAAGACACGTACGGGAAGCCGGAATTCACCGAGCGCCAGGTTGCCTATGAACCGGCCTTGAGGCAGCCCGGCCCTTATACCCCCCAGATGGTGTTCAATGGCACCGTAACCGCCGTCGGGAACAGTCTTCCCGAAGTCGAATCCCTGCTGGCGCAAACGCCTTCGCTGAATGGCCCAGCGCTGGCCTTTAGCAATGACCGTATCGAAGTCGGCGCCGGTCCTGCGGCCGGGAACGCTGACGTCTGGCTGGTGCGCTACGATCCGCGGATCGAAGACGTGCCGGTTGCGCGAGGGGAAAACAGCGGCGCGACACTACAGCACACACATGTCGTCCGGCGTCTGGCCTGGCTTGGCACCTGGGATGGGAGTAAAAGCTCGTTTTCCTTGTCCCAGGCCGATAAGGACTTGAAGACAGCGGTATTAATACAACGAGCGAATGGCGGAGCAATCCTCTCCGCCATCACCGACTGA
- a CDS encoding NrsF family protein — translation MKTEDLITLIAQDTRRSVNLTSVLWAAVVAGALVSGLVFFLTLGFRHDIGQAIETVRFGFKFVVTLSLFAAALSLTGPVVRPGSDIACRLWLLLIAPVLLLSATALELFVTPPDVWLDKLIGHNALHCLTIIPALSAFPGTFLFLAMREGAPENPGLAGALAGLISAGIAATFYATNCFDDSPLFVATWYPLATLIVVTVGYFAGKRFLRW, via the coding sequence GTGAAAACAGAAGACCTGATAACCCTGATAGCGCAGGACACGCGCCGATCGGTCAATCTAACATCCGTGCTTTGGGCTGCCGTAGTAGCCGGTGCCTTGGTTTCCGGCCTTGTTTTCTTTTTGACACTGGGATTTCGACATGACATCGGCCAGGCGATCGAGACAGTGCGCTTCGGCTTTAAGTTCGTTGTCACCCTCTCCCTTTTTGCCGCCGCGTTATCCCTGACTGGGCCTGTCGTTCGACCGGGCAGCGACATCGCATGCAGACTGTGGCTGCTGTTGATCGCGCCAGTTCTTCTACTTTCAGCGACCGCCTTGGAATTGTTCGTCACGCCGCCCGATGTCTGGCTGGATAAATTAATTGGCCATAACGCATTGCATTGCCTGACGATCATACCGGCGCTATCCGCATTCCCCGGCACATTTCTCTTCCTCGCCATGCGGGAGGGCGCACCCGAAAACCCAGGTCTTGCCGGCGCGCTCGCGGGTCTCATATCAGCCGGGATCGCTGCGACGTTCTATGCGACCAACTGTTTCGACGACAGTCCTCTGTTCGTCGCGACTTGGTATCCTCTGGCGACGCTCATCGTGGTGACTGTCGGCTATTTCGCGGGAAAACGGTTCCTACGATGGTAG
- a CDS encoding tetratricopeptide repeat protein: protein MTTENSEQVLAQARKSLSEAMRFHAEGKLDDAEEHYLQVLDHRYRVEDVLPLVAGVAALRGRFEVAIIYWDQLLAMKPDHLVGLLEKGTIQLKSGDARGAVESLQTALRVSPDNPTALNNLAVALVQADRQHEALEAFRKLATSQPENVLAQHQIRRLTSRMVPFWHIPMLNDARRNDAFEAAIAKAVQERGSTAPVLDIGAGSGLLSMMAARAGATNVVTCEAVPIIAQTASRIVAQNGFGNTINVVNKVSTELTVGLDLETRADILVSEILSSDLLAEDVLNTFEDAHARLLNEGATIIPRSATAVGCLVESEVLSRYAFVGDVSGFDVSAFAPLAANRLPIHGTMTDWKRLSADIELQTIDLTRPKHREEIRVIEIPVTANGTAAGIVQWMKINLADGIEFANHPDDYSDGGWLQVLHPFAKPVAVKAGSMFRVVAGHDRSSLILMAAPLAS from the coding sequence ATGACCACAGAAAATTCGGAGCAGGTTCTGGCTCAAGCGCGCAAATCTTTGAGCGAAGCCATGAGATTTCACGCGGAAGGCAAGCTCGATGATGCCGAAGAGCATTACCTCCAGGTTCTCGATCACCGCTATCGGGTCGAGGACGTTCTCCCGCTTGTCGCGGGGGTCGCCGCTCTCCGAGGGCGTTTCGAAGTAGCAATTATCTATTGGGACCAGCTTCTGGCGATGAAGCCGGATCACCTTGTCGGGTTGTTGGAGAAGGGTACGATCCAACTGAAATCGGGGGACGCCAGAGGAGCAGTCGAGTCGCTCCAAACCGCGCTGCGCGTCTCACCGGACAACCCGACGGCGCTCAACAATCTGGCGGTCGCTCTCGTGCAGGCCGACCGGCAGCATGAAGCGCTTGAAGCGTTCCGTAAACTCGCAACCTCTCAGCCCGAAAACGTATTGGCGCAACATCAGATTCGGCGTTTGACGTCCAGGATGGTTCCTTTTTGGCACATACCGATGTTAAATGACGCCCGACGCAACGATGCCTTCGAGGCAGCGATTGCCAAAGCCGTTCAAGAACGCGGCTCGACTGCGCCGGTCCTCGATATTGGCGCAGGTAGCGGATTACTGTCGATGATGGCAGCGAGGGCAGGCGCGACAAACGTCGTCACCTGCGAAGCAGTTCCGATCATTGCGCAGACCGCCAGCCGGATTGTCGCGCAGAACGGATTCGGTAACACCATCAATGTCGTCAACAAGGTTTCGACCGAGCTTACCGTTGGGCTGGATCTGGAAACACGGGCCGATATTCTGGTGTCGGAGATCCTTTCGAGCGACCTTCTCGCAGAAGACGTTCTCAACACTTTTGAGGATGCCCATGCACGCTTGTTGAATGAGGGGGCGACGATCATCCCGCGATCCGCGACCGCAGTTGGTTGCCTGGTCGAAAGCGAGGTCTTGAGTAGATATGCGTTCGTAGGTGATGTTTCCGGGTTCGACGTTTCAGCATTCGCGCCGCTCGCCGCCAATCGACTGCCGATCCATGGCACGATGACCGATTGGAAGCGCTTGTCGGCGGACATCGAATTGCAGACGATCGATCTCACGCGCCCAAAGCATAGAGAAGAAATTCGCGTCATCGAAATTCCTGTTACCGCCAATGGCACAGCGGCCGGGATCGTGCAGTGGATGAAGATCAATCTTGCCGATGGCATCGAATTTGCAAATCATCCAGACGACTATTCCGACGGAGGCTGGCTGCAGGTTTTGCATCCATTTGCCAAACCCGTGGCGGTCAAGGCGGGGTCGATGTTCAGGGTCGTCGCCGGCCACGACCGAAGCAGCCTGATCTTGATGGCCGCGCCTCTTGCGAGTTAA
- a CDS encoding tetratricopeptide repeat protein: MKRDAYGLTTSTDSNEAQRAFEGAVFGVATHRPSTGPALQMTLAADPHHVAGHALKGFANLILARSETVTPAADALKDARVALAARSGGTGDERLLVVALEAAVDGSFSRAADLLDYGFEDRPTVFLPFKISQALRFMLGDAGGMLSASTRAVGSLDLKSSGAGFVLGCHAFSLEEHGRYQEALDIGQRAVALQPHDSWGLHAVSHVFEMRGDTKEGIDWLEGSRKAWSRCNNFSFHMAWHLALLHLERGDHDRVLQIYDDEVRPQQTDDFRDMANAVSLLWRMQQSGIHVGGRWMDAAEIANRRKADTTLIFAALHNLAAMVAIEDRKGVAELVAQIDAKALGMDDQARVAAEIGVPMARVLAGFDAPADQRMIDRMVANLPKIGGSNAQRDFFVLALAKAVGRSGDNAAVSRIGQIRQRLKADDRLFQSIEQSVGMRLSA, from the coding sequence ATGAAACGCGATGCATACGGCCTCACCACCAGCACGGACAGCAACGAGGCGCAGCGGGCATTCGAGGGCGCAGTGTTCGGTGTGGCGACCCACCGCCCGAGCACAGGCCCAGCGCTGCAGATGACCCTTGCGGCCGATCCGCATCACGTTGCCGGTCACGCATTGAAGGGCTTTGCGAACCTGATCCTGGCGCGCTCGGAAACGGTGACGCCTGCCGCTGACGCGTTGAAAGATGCGCGGGTGGCATTGGCCGCGAGAAGCGGCGGAACGGGTGATGAGCGCCTTCTCGTCGTGGCGCTTGAGGCGGCTGTCGACGGCTCCTTCTCCCGGGCCGCGGACCTTCTCGACTACGGTTTCGAAGATCGTCCGACCGTTTTCCTGCCGTTCAAGATATCGCAAGCCCTGCGCTTCATGCTGGGCGATGCGGGCGGCATGTTGAGCGCGAGCACGAGAGCAGTCGGGAGCCTCGACCTCAAGAGCAGTGGCGCCGGCTTTGTTCTCGGCTGCCATGCCTTTTCACTGGAAGAACACGGGCGTTATCAGGAGGCGCTCGACATCGGACAGCGCGCCGTGGCGCTACAGCCGCACGATTCCTGGGGGCTTCATGCAGTCTCTCATGTCTTCGAAATGCGTGGCGACACGAAAGAGGGCATCGATTGGCTCGAAGGAAGCCGAAAGGCCTGGTCGCGCTGCAACAACTTCTCGTTCCACATGGCCTGGCATCTAGCTCTCCTGCATCTCGAGCGCGGCGATCATGATCGTGTCCTGCAGATTTACGACGATGAAGTCCGACCGCAGCAGACGGACGATTTCCGCGACATGGCCAACGCCGTTTCGCTTCTCTGGCGCATGCAGCAATCCGGGATCCATGTTGGTGGCCGTTGGATGGATGCCGCTGAAATCGCCAATCGGCGCAAGGCCGATACAACGCTGATCTTCGCGGCTCTGCACAACCTTGCGGCGATGGTTGCGATCGAAGATCGCAAGGGCGTCGCAGAGCTCGTCGCTCAGATCGATGCCAAAGCCCTCGGCATGGATGATCAGGCGCGCGTTGCAGCCGAAATCGGGGTGCCGATGGCGCGCGTATTGGCCGGGTTTGATGCTCCCGCCGACCAGCGAATGATCGACCGGATGGTGGCAAACCTTCCGAAGATCGGCGGAAGCAACGCGCAACGGGACTTCTTTGTGCTTGCCCTCGCCAAGGCGGTGGGGCGCAGCGGCGACAATGCCGCGGTGTCGCGCATTGGCCAGATCCGCCAACGCCTGAAGGCGGACGATCGTCTCTTTCAGTCCATCGAGCAGTCAGTCGGCATGCGCCTATCTGCCTGA
- a CDS encoding NrsF family protein, with amino-acid sequence MKTETLIELLAQDAPVRSSLTHMLQQASIAAVLIVAIAFFSVIGFRHDIGAALNTGRFLFKFVITVALAITGSLVMYRIGKPGVPLRWSGWALLVPLALAVGAAVFELSVMPPETWVTRMIGHNSRLCLTIIPSLAVGPLACFLLALRHGAPTRPALAGAAAGLAAAGIAATFYAANCDDDSPLFVLLWYPIAISAVTGVGALAGQKLLRW; translated from the coding sequence ATGAAGACAGAAACTCTCATAGAATTGCTCGCCCAGGACGCGCCGGTGAGGTCAAGCCTCACTCACATGCTCCAACAGGCAAGCATCGCGGCCGTTCTGATCGTTGCAATTGCCTTTTTCTCGGTAATCGGTTTCCGGCATGACATTGGTGCTGCTTTGAACACCGGTCGTTTTCTGTTCAAATTCGTCATCACGGTCGCTCTCGCGATCACCGGCAGCCTCGTGATGTATCGTATAGGAAAGCCCGGCGTGCCCTTGCGCTGGTCGGGTTGGGCTTTGCTGGTGCCGTTGGCATTGGCTGTCGGTGCGGCAGTGTTCGAGCTTTCGGTCATGCCGCCCGAGACGTGGGTGACACGGATGATTGGGCACAATTCCAGGCTCTGTCTGACGATCATTCCGTCTCTGGCGGTCGGCCCCCTTGCCTGTTTTCTTCTGGCGCTACGACATGGAGCACCGACACGTCCTGCACTTGCCGGGGCGGCTGCGGGTCTGGCGGCAGCCGGGATCGCCGCCACGTTCTATGCCGCGAATTGCGACGACGACAGCCCGCTCTTCGTCCTCCTCTGGTACCCGATCGCCATTTCCGCCGTCACAGGAGTTGGCGCTTTAGCTGGTCAAAAGCTGTTGCGATGGTAG
- a CDS encoding glutathione S-transferase family protein: MIRFYFHPTPNPAKVALFLEEAGLPYETIPVDTSKGEQHVPAFRAINPNGKVPAIVDTDGPGGRETRVFDSTAILIYLAEKAGKFLGSPEDRPELLSWLLFLASGVGPFSGQAVHFQHAAPEGLDYAVNRYRREAERHYQVLNDHLEGRNFIVGDSYTIADMSAWGWLDRASRVLKGLEDPLAAYPNLKRLFDTVDARPAASRAKQVCKDHSFKRVNDEEAKRALFPSNYPPAA, encoded by the coding sequence ATGATCCGCTTTTATTTTCATCCGACACCCAATCCCGCGAAAGTCGCCCTCTTCCTGGAAGAGGCAGGGCTGCCCTATGAGACAATCCCTGTCGACACCAGCAAGGGTGAGCAGCATGTGCCGGCTTTCCGCGCCATCAATCCGAATGGCAAGGTACCGGCGATCGTCGACACTGACGGTCCTGGCGGAAGAGAGACGCGCGTCTTCGATTCCACGGCCATCCTGATCTATCTCGCGGAGAAAGCCGGCAAGTTTCTTGGCTCGCCCGAAGATCGCCCTGAGCTTCTCTCATGGCTGCTGTTTCTCGCGTCCGGCGTGGGGCCGTTCTCAGGCCAGGCTGTTCATTTTCAGCACGCGGCGCCGGAAGGCCTGGACTATGCCGTCAACCGCTATCGCCGTGAGGCCGAGCGTCATTATCAGGTCCTTAACGATCATCTCGAGGGCCGAAACTTCATCGTCGGAGATAGTTACACGATTGCCGACATGTCCGCGTGGGGATGGCTGGATCGTGCCTCGCGCGTGCTCAAGGGGCTCGAGGATCCGCTCGCCGCTTATCCGAACCTGAAGCGACTCTTCGACACGGTCGATGCGCGTCCTGCCGCTTCTCGCGCCAAGCAGGTCTGCAAAGATCATTCCTTCAAACGCGTGAACGACGAAGAAGCCAAACGGGCGCTATTCCCGTCGAACTATCCGCCCGCGGCATAA
- a CDS encoding SDR family oxidoreductase, producing MNLEGKRVLITGGSSGIGFAIARAMLAKGARVIVTGRNFERLVQAVRDLQERGLPVSGVQADVATPEGRSRSLDQAIAALGGLDVLVNNAGGVRAGRIEKTTEAEIRTMVEVDLVAPILLTQAALPHLRASGDGLVVNVTSGIALIGAPFYATYAAVKAGLSRFSEALRRELKGEGVRVLTLYPGATDTPMMQSSKAGPELGFTREPPEAVADALIEGIEANSLQVIRGGEARAKMIAANRDDPAAIDERFLTMKPALEEAVSDHSAL from the coding sequence ATGAATCTCGAAGGTAAGCGCGTTCTCATCACCGGTGGCTCCAGTGGCATCGGCTTCGCCATTGCACGTGCCATGCTGGCGAAAGGAGCTCGGGTCATCGTTACCGGGCGAAACTTCGAGCGGCTGGTTCAGGCTGTCAGGGATCTCCAGGAAAGGGGATTGCCGGTCAGCGGCGTCCAGGCGGATGTGGCTACCCCGGAGGGTCGGTCCCGGTCTCTGGACCAGGCAATTGCGGCACTTGGCGGGCTCGATGTTCTCGTCAATAACGCGGGCGGGGTGCGCGCCGGTCGTATTGAAAAGACGACGGAGGCAGAAATAAGGACGATGGTCGAGGTCGACCTTGTTGCTCCTATTCTGTTGACGCAGGCTGCTCTCCCCCACCTGCGCGCGTCCGGCGACGGGCTTGTCGTCAACGTCACCTCCGGCATCGCGTTGATCGGTGCTCCATTCTACGCGACCTACGCCGCGGTTAAGGCGGGGCTCTCTCGGTTCAGCGAGGCACTGCGCCGGGAACTGAAGGGCGAAGGTGTCCGCGTCTTGACGCTCTATCCGGGCGCGACGGATACCCCGATGATGCAGTCCTCGAAGGCCGGCCCCGAACTTGGATTCACGCGCGAGCCGCCCGAAGCGGTTGCCGATGCGCTGATCGAAGGAATTGAAGCCAATTCCCTTCAGGTGATCCGCGGCGGCGAGGCTCGCGCCAAAATGATCGCAGCCAACAGGGATGATCCGGCCGCGATCGATGAACGGTTTCTGACAATGAAGCCAGCGCTCGAAGAGGCGGTCAGCGACCACTCAGCACTCTAG
- a CDS encoding CopD family protein: MYLYIKALHVFAVVTLIAGMLAMALALRIAIAAPDGMDVRHIGQSVLRWDGLVTTPALAIVWVAGFTMAFGADWDGSPWLLLKMVPAVFLSVLHSVEGLTLRRLLQDGKPVHRMFRAAPFAIFFAFAIIAWLAVVKPF; this comes from the coding sequence ATGTATCTCTACATCAAGGCGCTTCACGTCTTCGCCGTCGTCACCCTGATCGCAGGTATGCTGGCGATGGCACTGGCTTTGCGGATCGCGATAGCTGCACCAGACGGAATGGACGTCCGTCATATCGGCCAATCCGTCCTGCGTTGGGATGGGCTGGTGACGACACCTGCGCTTGCGATCGTGTGGGTGGCAGGCTTTACGATGGCATTCGGTGCCGATTGGGACGGCTCACCCTGGCTGCTTTTGAAGATGGTCCCTGCCGTCTTCCTCAGCGTCTTGCACAGCGTTGAGGGCCTGACCTTGAGACGGTTGTTGCAGGACGGCAAGCCCGTCCATCGGATGTTCAGGGCCGCTCCGTTTGCGATCTTCTTCGCATTCGCGATCATCGCTTGGCTCGCCGTCGTCAAGCCCTTTTGA
- a CDS encoding putative quinol monooxygenase yields the protein MTKLALFVQLKAKNGKEEEVADFLKSAQALLAQEPLTVAWFAVRFDKSTFGIFDAFDGEEGRQAHLQGQIAAALMAKYDELFEGPLDIKQPEVLADRLPG from the coding sequence ATGACTAAGCTCGCATTGTTCGTACAATTGAAGGCAAAGAACGGAAAGGAAGAGGAAGTCGCAGATTTCCTCAAAAGCGCGCAAGCCCTGCTCGCCCAGGAACCGCTCACCGTCGCATGGTTTGCGGTTCGCTTCGACAAGTCCACGTTCGGCATCTTCGATGCTTTCGATGGGGAAGAAGGTCGCCAAGCCCACCTCCAGGGCCAGATCGCCGCCGCGCTGATGGCGAAATATGACGAACTCTTTGAGGGACCGCTCGACATAAAGCAGCCGGAAGTCCTCGCTGACCGCCTTCCCGGCTGA
- a CDS encoding peroxiredoxin-like family protein: protein MGLEQELADFNAKFEASAPPGAAAFLNTKIEVLTSGFPFDRVPKPGDLAPEFSLPGVTGETISLLETLASGPVVLSFYRGAWCPYCNIQLAAYEHALPAITEAGGSLIAISPQKPDGSLSMTEKNSLTFDVLSDTGNVVARKFGLVYTLPEDLKAAYSSFGIDLAAINGDDSWELPIPATFVIGRNGRVQLARAEADYRKRLAPEAIVAALRAAETA from the coding sequence ATGGGTCTTGAGCAGGAGCTTGCTGATTTCAACGCGAAGTTCGAGGCAAGCGCGCCTCCCGGTGCAGCAGCGTTTTTGAACACGAAGATCGAGGTGCTCACTTCTGGCTTTCCGTTCGATCGCGTTCCCAAACCTGGTGATCTCGCTCCTGAATTCTCGTTGCCTGGTGTGACGGGCGAAACGATCTCGTTGCTGGAGACACTGGCAAGTGGTCCCGTTGTTCTCAGCTTCTATCGCGGCGCCTGGTGCCCGTACTGTAACATTCAGCTCGCTGCCTACGAGCATGCCTTACCCGCGATTACGGAAGCCGGCGGCTCTCTCATCGCCATTTCGCCGCAAAAGCCGGACGGCTCGCTGTCGATGACGGAGAAGAATAGTCTCACTTTCGACGTCCTCAGCGACACCGGCAATGTGGTCGCTCGGAAATTCGGCCTCGTCTACACATTGCCCGAGGATCTCAAGGCAGCTTATTCCTCCTTTGGCATCGATCTCGCAGCGATCAATGGAGATGACAGCTGGGAGCTACCGATACCCGCAACGTTCGTGATCGGTCGCAATGGCCGTGTGCAGCTTGCACGCGCCGAAGCGGACTACCGCAAGCGTCTCGCGCCTGAAGCAATAGTAGCAGCCCTAAGGGCAGCTGAAACTGCGTAG